A window of Microbacterium luteolum contains these coding sequences:
- a CDS encoding 2-keto-4-pentenoate hydratase, whose product MTPEVIAQIAAELAEADRTHAVIPRITARYPDATVEDSYAIQGVWRDSQIAAGRRLVGRKIGLTSKAMQQATGITEPDYGVMFDDTVYESGAEIPVDHFSNVRIEVELAFVLKHPLEGPDCTLDDALAAIDYAVPALEVLNSHIELEGRTIVDTISDNAAYGAMVLGTEHRRPDEIDLRWVPGVLSRNGEIEETGVAAGVLGHPATGVAWLANKFHQHGARLEAGEIILAGSFTRPMWVSRGDEVLCDYGPMGTITCRFV is encoded by the coding sequence GTGACCCCCGAGGTCATCGCGCAGATCGCGGCCGAGCTCGCGGAGGCCGATCGCACGCACGCGGTGATCCCGCGCATCACGGCGCGCTACCCGGATGCCACGGTCGAGGACTCGTATGCGATCCAGGGCGTGTGGCGGGATTCGCAGATCGCGGCAGGGCGACGCCTGGTCGGGCGCAAGATCGGTTTGACCTCCAAGGCCATGCAGCAGGCGACCGGCATCACCGAACCCGACTACGGCGTGATGTTCGACGACACGGTCTACGAGTCGGGCGCCGAGATCCCGGTCGACCACTTCTCCAACGTGCGCATCGAGGTGGAGCTGGCGTTCGTGCTGAAGCATCCGCTCGAAGGTCCGGACTGCACGCTCGACGACGCCCTCGCGGCGATCGACTACGCGGTCCCCGCTCTCGAGGTGCTCAACTCGCACATCGAGCTCGAGGGGCGCACCATCGTCGACACCATCAGCGACAACGCCGCGTACGGCGCGATGGTCCTGGGCACCGAGCACCGCCGCCCTGATGAGATCGACCTGCGCTGGGTGCCCGGCGTGCTGTCGCGCAACGGCGAGATCGAGGAGACCGGGGTGGCGGCGGGAGTGCTGGGTCATCCGGCCACCGGCGTCGCGTGGCTGGCGAACAAGTTCCATCAGCACGGCGCGCGTCTGGAGGCGGGAGAGATCATCCTGGCAGGATCGTTCACGCGCCCGATGTGGGTGTCGCGCGGCGACGAGGTGCTGTGCGATTACGGACCGATGGGAACAATCACATGCCGCTTCGTCTAG
- a CDS encoding HpcH/HpaI aldolase family protein, giving the protein MPLRLDPSFRERLASSDRALIGMWACSGSTLVTEVAAGSGLDWLLIDMEHSTNTLESVLLQLQTVAAYPITPLVRVPSNDTVAIKQILDLGAQNLIVPMVSSADEARAAVAATRYPPAGVRGVGSALARSARWNRVDGYLQESAQHTSLTVQIETAAGVDAAAEIAAVDGIDAVFVGPSDLSASMGLLGQQTHPDVVAAVEKVFAAVKSAGKPVGVNAFDPAAADAYVAGGADFVAVGADVALLARASEALAARFITAEGSARASY; this is encoded by the coding sequence ATGCCGCTTCGTCTAGACCCGTCGTTCCGCGAGCGACTCGCCTCCTCCGATCGTGCGCTGATCGGCATGTGGGCGTGCTCGGGCAGCACGCTCGTCACCGAGGTCGCCGCGGGTTCCGGTCTCGACTGGCTGCTCATCGACATGGAGCACTCGACGAACACGCTCGAGTCGGTCCTGCTCCAGCTGCAGACGGTCGCGGCGTACCCGATCACCCCGCTCGTGCGGGTCCCCTCCAACGACACCGTCGCGATCAAGCAGATCCTCGACCTCGGCGCTCAGAACCTGATCGTGCCGATGGTGTCCTCCGCCGATGAGGCGCGGGCCGCCGTGGCGGCGACGCGCTATCCGCCCGCCGGCGTCCGCGGCGTCGGCAGTGCGCTGGCGCGCAGCGCCCGCTGGAACCGGGTCGACGGCTACCTGCAGGAATCCGCGCAGCACACCTCCCTCACGGTGCAGATCGAGACGGCGGCCGGAGTGGATGCGGCGGCGGAGATCGCCGCGGTGGACGGCATCGACGCGGTGTTCGTCGGGCCTTCCGACCTCTCGGCCTCGATGGGGCTCCTCGGTCAGCAGACGCACCCCGATGTCGTCGCCGCGGTCGAGAAGGTGTTCGCGGCGGTCAAGTCGGCGGGGAAGCCGGTCGGCGTCAACGCCTTCGATCCGGCCGCCGCCGATGCGTACGTCGCCGGCGGTGCCGACTTCGTGGCGGTCGGTGCCGACGTGGCGCTGCTCGCCCGTGCGTCCGAGGCGCTGGCCGCGCGCTTCATCACCGCCGAGGGATCGGCGCGCGCCAGCTACTGA
- a CDS encoding MFS transporter: MAGSSDADEGGEPVSRGLAAMRDRNFRWFFLARAITMITGSMSSIALAFAVLEIDNDARSLSFVLTAFTVSNIVFLLFGGVVADRLPRALIIQTCYVIDILTIGAMAALLFTDSATVMLLVVLSVANGASTAFVLPAMQGIIPQLTTPENLQQANAMLSFVRSAVTIGGPIIAGILVATAGPAWAMVVQAAGWLIAIPVLALVKLPPPAHAGGTTMFHDLRVGWQEFWSRSWLWTIVLAFMVMNAIHVGAWGVVGPYIAKNDDRLGIAGWGWVLSAEGAGVLVMTLILMWFPLKRPLRYGMLGMAAFAIPVTMLGVHPAVVLLAMAAFIAGAGAEVFSTGWNLAMMENVPGEKLSRVSSYDMLGSFVAMPIGTLVFGWLVTQADAATVLIASGIVYACVALVTLLVPSVWRMGRPDGALTRRS, from the coding sequence GTGGCAGGATCGTCTGATGCAGACGAGGGCGGTGAACCGGTGAGCCGCGGGCTCGCCGCGATGCGGGACCGCAACTTCCGGTGGTTCTTCCTCGCCAGGGCGATCACGATGATCACGGGCTCGATGTCGTCGATCGCCCTCGCGTTCGCGGTGCTGGAGATCGACAACGACGCCCGCTCCCTGTCGTTCGTCCTCACGGCCTTCACCGTCAGCAACATCGTCTTCCTCCTGTTCGGCGGCGTCGTCGCCGACCGGTTGCCGAGAGCACTGATCATCCAGACCTGCTACGTGATCGACATCCTGACGATCGGCGCGATGGCGGCGCTGCTCTTCACGGACTCGGCGACCGTCATGCTGCTGGTGGTGCTCTCGGTCGCCAACGGAGCCTCCACCGCGTTCGTGCTGCCGGCCATGCAGGGCATCATCCCGCAGCTGACGACGCCCGAGAACCTGCAGCAGGCCAACGCGATGCTCTCGTTCGTGCGCTCGGCCGTCACGATCGGCGGCCCGATCATCGCCGGGATCCTCGTCGCCACCGCCGGTCCTGCCTGGGCCATGGTCGTCCAGGCGGCCGGCTGGCTGATCGCCATTCCGGTCCTCGCCCTGGTCAAGCTCCCGCCGCCCGCGCACGCCGGCGGCACGACCATGTTCCACGATCTGCGCGTCGGCTGGCAGGAGTTCTGGAGTCGTTCCTGGCTCTGGACGATCGTGCTGGCCTTCATGGTGATGAACGCCATCCACGTCGGTGCCTGGGGCGTCGTGGGTCCGTACATCGCGAAGAACGACGACCGGCTCGGCATCGCGGGCTGGGGCTGGGTGCTCAGCGCCGAGGGCGCGGGTGTCCTCGTGATGACGCTGATCCTGATGTGGTTCCCGCTCAAGCGACCGCTGCGCTACGGGATGCTCGGCATGGCGGCGTTCGCGATTCCCGTGACCATGCTCGGCGTGCACCCCGCCGTCGTGCTCCTCGCCATGGCGGCGTTCATCGCGGGCGCCGGTGCGGAGGTCTTCAGCACGGGGTGGAACCTCGCGATGATGGAGAACGTCCCCGGTGAGAAGCTCTCCCGCGTGTCGAGCTACGACATGCTCGGGAGTTTCGTGGCGATGCCGATCGGCACGCTGGTCTTCGGCTGGCTCGTCACCCAAGCGGATGCTGCGACGGTGCTGATCGCATCCGGGATCGTCTACGCCTGCGTCGCGCTCGTGACCCTCCTCGTGCCGAGCGTGTGGCGCATGGGGAGGCCGGACGGCGCCCTGACACGGCGCAGCTGA
- a CDS encoding DUF6882 domain-containing protein, with translation MTFAALQPLADRAALFTALRQDALAAAADALGEHRWDADMAAGTITFTANADPSRQLVTRAHLIATIAPGPRSMLWAWAHPQGDAQGVAAQLRAYGAEHGIADLTAPEVAFPADAAADEEWIAQAAHVVGGVAVELTGRSPYYSAPVGGGTRAVFVLDAPLPALTVSDAVIALPRILSGLALTDARTAVWDLARLAGWTLTWTDEAFSGASVVDASGSATFRFDEQARISGIEGSLAGHA, from the coding sequence ATGACCTTCGCCGCGCTCCAGCCCCTCGCCGACCGTGCCGCCCTGTTCACCGCGCTCCGCCAGGACGCTCTCGCCGCCGCGGCCGACGCGCTGGGTGAGCATCGCTGGGACGCCGACATGGCAGCCGGCACCATCACCTTCACGGCGAACGCCGACCCGTCTCGTCAGCTCGTCACTCGGGCGCACCTGATCGCGACGATCGCTCCGGGACCCCGGTCGATGCTGTGGGCCTGGGCCCACCCGCAGGGAGATGCCCAGGGCGTCGCGGCTCAGCTGCGCGCGTACGGCGCGGAGCACGGCATCGCGGACCTCACGGCCCCCGAGGTCGCCTTCCCGGCCGACGCCGCCGCGGACGAGGAATGGATCGCCCAGGCCGCTCACGTGGTCGGCGGGGTCGCGGTGGAGCTCACCGGTCGCTCGCCCTACTACTCCGCGCCGGTGGGCGGCGGCACCCGCGCCGTGTTCGTCCTCGACGCCCCGCTCCCCGCCCTCACGGTGTCGGACGCCGTCATCGCCCTCCCCCGCATCCTCTCCGGTCTTGCTCTCACCGACGCCCGCACGGCCGTCTGGGATCTCGCCCGTCTCGCCGGCTGGACCCTCACCTGGACGGATGAGGCGTTCTCCGGAGCCTCGGTCGTCGACGCCTCGGGCTCGGCGACGTTCCGCTTCGACGAGCAGGCGCGGATCAGCGGGATCGAAGGGTCACTCGCCGGACACGCCTGA
- a CDS encoding bifunctional methylenetetrahydrofolate dehydrogenase/methenyltetrahydrofolate cyclohydrolase yields MTAVVLDGKAAAAEIRAELTERVAALKAKGITPGIATVLVGADPASQLYVGMKHRQSEAIGMNSIQRELPADATQADVEALIDELNADPACHGYIVQLPLPKHIDTDAILERIDPAKDADGLHPTNLGRLVLNVNAPIHTPLPCTPRGVIELLLRNDYDLKGKHVVVVGRGVTIGRSIGLLLTRRDLNATVTLTHTGTIDMPRYLRKADVIVAAAGVKHLIRAEDVKPGAAVLDVGVTRESDAETGKSLVFGDVHPDVAEIAGYLSPNPGGVGPMTVALLMTNVVEAAERLA; encoded by the coding sequence GTGACCGCTGTCGTCCTCGACGGCAAGGCGGCGGCCGCCGAGATCCGTGCCGAGCTGACCGAGCGTGTCGCCGCGCTGAAGGCGAAGGGGATCACGCCCGGCATCGCCACGGTGCTCGTCGGCGCCGACCCGGCCTCGCAGCTCTACGTGGGCATGAAGCACCGGCAGTCCGAGGCGATCGGGATGAACTCGATCCAGCGCGAGCTGCCCGCCGACGCCACACAGGCCGACGTCGAGGCGCTGATCGACGAGCTCAACGCCGACCCGGCGTGCCACGGCTACATCGTCCAGCTGCCGCTGCCGAAGCACATCGACACGGATGCGATCCTCGAGCGCATCGACCCCGCGAAGGATGCCGACGGGCTGCACCCGACCAACCTCGGGCGGCTCGTGCTGAACGTGAACGCGCCGATCCACACCCCGCTGCCGTGCACGCCGCGAGGCGTGATCGAGCTGCTGCTGCGCAACGACTACGACCTCAAGGGCAAGCACGTGGTCGTCGTCGGACGCGGTGTCACGATCGGACGCTCGATCGGGTTGCTGCTGACGCGTCGTGACCTCAACGCCACGGTCACGCTCACGCACACCGGAACCATCGATATGCCGCGCTACCTCCGCAAGGCCGACGTCATCGTCGCGGCGGCCGGGGTCAAGCACCTCATCCGCGCCGAGGACGTCAAGCCAGGCGCCGCTGTGCTCGATGTCGGCGTCACGCGGGAGAGCGATGCGGAGACCGGCAAGAGCCTGGTCTTCGGCGACGTGCACCCCGACGTGGCCGAGATCGCCGGCTACCTGTCGCCGAACCCGGGTGGTGTCGGGCCGATGACGGTCGCCCTGCTCATGACCAACGTGGTCGAGGCCGCAGAGCGGCTCGCCTGA
- the glyA gene encoding serine hydroxymethyltransferase, whose amino-acid sequence MTDRYFNAPLSEVDPEIAQVLDRELKRQQTFLEMIASENFVPVSVLQSQGSVLTNKYAEGYPGRRYYGGCEEVDVAESLAIERAKSLFGSEFANVQPHSGASANAAVLHAIARPGDTLLGLSLDQGGHLTHGMKINFSGRLYDIVAYGVDPETSIIDMDEVRRLAIEHKPKVIIAGWSAYPRTLDFAAFRAIADEVGALLWVDMAHFAGLVAAGLHPNPVPHAHVVSSTVHKTIGGPRSGFILTNDADIAKKINTAVFPGQQGGPLMHVIAAKATAFKLAATPEFAERQERTLRGAALLAERLSQQDVKDAGIGVRSGGTDVHLVLVDLRDAEIDGKQAEDLLHDIRITVNRNAVPNDPRPPMVTSGLRIGTPALATRGFGDAEFTEVADIIALALIPGADVEALRVRVDALAAGFPLYPDLQQ is encoded by the coding sequence ATGACCGACCGTTACTTCAACGCCCCGCTTTCCGAGGTCGATCCCGAGATCGCTCAGGTCCTCGACCGTGAGCTGAAGCGTCAGCAGACGTTCCTCGAGATGATCGCCTCGGAGAACTTCGTTCCCGTGTCGGTGCTGCAGTCCCAGGGTTCCGTGCTCACGAACAAGTACGCCGAGGGCTACCCCGGTCGCCGCTACTACGGTGGCTGCGAAGAGGTCGACGTCGCCGAGTCGCTGGCGATCGAGCGGGCCAAGAGCCTGTTCGGCTCGGAGTTCGCGAACGTACAGCCACACTCCGGCGCTTCGGCCAATGCGGCGGTGCTGCACGCGATCGCCCGCCCCGGCGACACGCTGCTCGGCCTCTCCCTCGACCAGGGCGGCCACCTCACGCACGGCATGAAGATCAACTTCTCCGGCCGTCTCTACGACATCGTCGCCTATGGTGTCGACCCCGAGACCTCGATCATCGACATGGACGAGGTCCGTCGTCTCGCGATCGAGCACAAGCCGAAGGTCATCATCGCCGGCTGGTCCGCCTACCCCCGCACGCTCGACTTCGCCGCCTTCCGCGCGATCGCTGATGAGGTCGGAGCTCTGCTCTGGGTCGACATGGCGCACTTCGCCGGGCTCGTGGCCGCGGGCCTGCACCCGAACCCGGTGCCGCACGCGCACGTCGTCTCGTCGACCGTGCACAAGACCATCGGCGGCCCGCGCTCGGGCTTCATCCTGACGAACGACGCCGACATCGCGAAGAAGATCAACACCGCCGTGTTCCCCGGCCAGCAGGGCGGACCGCTCATGCACGTGATCGCCGCCAAGGCGACCGCGTTCAAGCTCGCGGCGACGCCCGAGTTCGCCGAGCGCCAGGAGCGCACCCTGCGCGGCGCCGCGCTCCTCGCGGAGCGCCTCTCGCAGCAGGACGTGAAGGATGCCGGCATCGGCGTGCGCTCGGGCGGCACCGACGTGCACCTGGTGCTGGTCGACCTGCGCGACGCCGAGATCGACGGCAAGCAGGCCGAAGACCTGCTGCACGACATCCGCATCACGGTCAACCGCAACGCGGTGCCGAACGACCCGCGTCCGCCGATGGTGACCTCGGGGCTGCGCATCGGCACGCCCGCGCTCGCCACCCGCGGCTTCGGCGACGCCGAGTTCACCGAGGTCGCCGACATCATCGCGCTGGCGTTGATCCCCGGTGCCGATGTAGAGGCGCTCCGTGTACGGGTCGACGCGCTCGCCGCCGGCTTCCCGCTCTACCCGGACCTGCAGCAGTGA
- a CDS encoding type II toxin-antitoxin system VapC family toxin, which yields MIVLDASAVVEAITDVGARGQQVREVMMGDGDWAMPAHGPTEVANALRGLRLARLTTDDEFRGQLALLQRMELVLFPVSPLLSRVADLAMNATAYGAAYLVLGEVLEARVLTTDRKLATVPGTHADVHVVAIG from the coding sequence GTGATCGTTCTCGACGCATCGGCCGTGGTCGAGGCGATCACCGACGTCGGCGCTCGGGGACAGCAGGTGCGTGAGGTCATGATGGGTGATGGTGACTGGGCGATGCCCGCGCATGGCCCGACGGAAGTCGCGAACGCGCTGCGCGGGCTGCGTCTCGCCCGTCTGACGACCGATGACGAGTTTCGTGGTCAGCTCGCGCTGCTCCAGCGGATGGAGCTGGTGCTGTTTCCGGTGTCGCCGCTCCTCTCGCGGGTCGCCGACCTCGCCATGAATGCCACCGCCTACGGCGCGGCGTACCTGGTGCTGGGGGAGGTGCTCGAAGCCAGGGTGCTGACCACCGACCGCAAACTCGCCACGGTCCCGGGCACCCATGCCGACGTCCACGTGGTAGCGATCGGATGA
- a CDS encoding family 20 glycosylhydrolase, whose protein sequence is MVFTHSLPLVPAPVSATAGEGRMPITVTTRVLGSSPAATQLIEAVERRSGIRLSRADASPADIELRVDPAVAAAEGYTLAVGDRAVVVGADEAGLFYGVQTLLQLLREDESGWGVLRAEVQDAPRFSRRGVMLDVARHFFDVAEVKKFIDSTSALKFNHLHLHLSDDQGWRIHIDSWPLLTELSSSTSVDGHLGGFYTKDDYREIVSYAAERHMIVIPEIDLPGHTHAIGVAYPDLVEAPVLNDGLVSESARLGQPLPVAGEIYLGWGVGHSSVRIHEERTYEFVRDVVRELAELTPGPYIHVGGDESLGTPQADFDLFAERVTAIVFEEGKTPVAWHEMGSAAEIAEGTIGQYWGKTTPEGTHAEEAVHFVERGGALIMSAADVTYLDMKYSEDFPLGLTWAAIIDVRSAYEWEPTAVLDVPDAAILGIEAPLWSETTRTLSDVEKLVFPRAAAQAEVAWSPKEAPDRVWASFRERLGSLAPLWKAEGVDFHPADEIPWSER, encoded by the coding sequence ATGGTCTTTACCCATTCCCTTCCGCTCGTGCCAGCACCCGTGTCCGCCACCGCAGGAGAAGGACGGATGCCGATCACCGTGACGACGCGCGTGCTCGGCTCCTCCCCCGCCGCGACGCAGCTGATCGAGGCGGTCGAGCGACGCAGCGGCATCCGCCTCTCCCGCGCCGACGCGTCTCCGGCCGACATCGAGCTCCGCGTCGACCCGGCCGTGGCCGCCGCCGAGGGCTACACGCTCGCCGTCGGCGATCGGGCGGTCGTGGTCGGCGCCGACGAGGCCGGGCTCTTCTACGGCGTGCAGACGCTGCTGCAGCTGCTCCGCGAGGACGAGAGCGGCTGGGGCGTCCTGCGCGCCGAGGTACAGGATGCTCCGCGGTTCAGTCGCAGGGGCGTCATGCTCGACGTCGCGCGGCACTTCTTCGACGTGGCCGAGGTGAAGAAGTTCATCGACAGCACGAGTGCTCTCAAGTTCAACCACCTGCACCTGCACCTGAGCGACGACCAGGGCTGGCGCATCCACATCGACTCCTGGCCGCTCCTCACCGAGCTCTCGTCCAGCACGTCGGTCGACGGCCACCTCGGCGGTTTCTACACGAAGGACGACTACCGCGAGATCGTCTCGTATGCGGCCGAGCGGCACATGATCGTGATCCCGGAGATCGATCTGCCCGGTCACACGCACGCGATCGGCGTCGCGTACCCCGATCTCGTCGAAGCGCCGGTACTGAACGACGGTCTCGTCTCGGAGTCCGCCCGCCTGGGGCAGCCGCTGCCCGTCGCCGGCGAGATCTACCTGGGCTGGGGCGTCGGCCACTCCAGCGTGCGCATCCACGAGGAGCGCACCTACGAGTTCGTCCGCGACGTCGTGCGCGAGCTCGCCGAGCTCACGCCGGGTCCGTACATTCATGTGGGCGGAGACGAATCGCTCGGCACCCCTCAGGCGGACTTCGACCTCTTCGCCGAGCGGGTCACGGCCATCGTGTTCGAGGAGGGCAAGACGCCCGTCGCCTGGCACGAGATGGGCTCCGCCGCCGAGATTGCCGAGGGGACCATCGGCCAGTACTGGGGCAAGACGACGCCGGAGGGCACGCACGCCGAGGAAGCAGTGCACTTCGTGGAGCGCGGCGGGGCGCTGATCATGTCCGCCGCTGATGTCACCTACCTCGACATGAAGTACTCGGAGGACTTTCCGCTCGGACTGACGTGGGCGGCGATCATCGACGTCCGTTCCGCGTACGAGTGGGAGCCGACCGCGGTCCTCGATGTTCCGGATGCCGCCATTCTCGGGATCGAGGCTCCGCTCTGGTCCGAGACCACGCGCACGCTGAGCGACGTCGAGAAGCTCGTCTTCCCGCGCGCCGCAGCACAGGCGGAGGTCGCGTGGTCGCCGAAGGAGGCACCCGACCGCGTCTGGGCGTCGTTCCGCGAGCGGCTCGGCTCGCTCGCCCCGCTGTGGAAGGCTGAGGGGGTCGATTTCCACCCCGCAGACGAGATCCCCTGGAGCGAACGTTGA
- the nagA gene encoding N-acetylglucosamine-6-phosphate deacetylase — protein MSIHSSATGSLVIHSARIIDRGEVVEDGWVRFVDGAVVARGTGTTWEPADEAFDAAELAGRGAVLTPGFIDIHGHGGAGSAFDDGVEAIRTGRALHRAHGTTRAVISLVTAPLDELGRSVAAIADLMETDADILGTHLEGPFLDPAHHGAHEPSLLRAPTAADVARLLEAGRGTVRQVTIAPELPGGLDAIRQIAAAGAAAAVGHTSADAAMAVAAFEAGASILTHAFNAMPGIHHRAPGPVLAAAADHRVTLEAIADNVHLDPHVIKLIFDSAPGRVALITDAMAAAGSADGHYDLGAVSVTVEDGVARADDTGSIAGSTLTQDVALRRAVDAGATLTEAVRALTETPARAIGRDSALGSLREGMTADAVLLDAELHVARVWVGSRLLAG, from the coding sequence TTGAGCATCCACTCCTCCGCGACCGGTTCGCTGGTCATCCACTCCGCCCGCATCATCGACCGGGGCGAGGTCGTCGAGGACGGCTGGGTCCGCTTCGTCGACGGCGCCGTGGTCGCCCGCGGGACGGGCACGACCTGGGAGCCAGCGGACGAGGCGTTCGACGCCGCCGAGCTCGCCGGCCGCGGTGCCGTGCTGACCCCCGGCTTCATCGACATCCACGGGCACGGAGGAGCGGGATCCGCGTTCGACGACGGCGTGGAGGCGATCCGCACCGGGCGCGCCCTGCACCGCGCGCACGGGACGACCCGTGCGGTGATCTCGCTGGTGACAGCACCGCTGGACGAGCTCGGCCGCAGCGTCGCCGCGATCGCCGATCTCATGGAGACGGATGCCGACATCCTCGGCACACACCTGGAAGGGCCGTTCCTCGATCCCGCGCATCACGGCGCCCATGAGCCCTCGCTGCTCAGGGCACCCACGGCGGCCGATGTCGCCCGCCTCCTCGAGGCGGGTCGCGGCACCGTCCGTCAGGTCACGATCGCGCCCGAGCTGCCCGGCGGCCTCGATGCGATCCGTCAGATCGCCGCCGCAGGAGCGGCGGCGGCCGTCGGCCACACGAGCGCGGACGCGGCGATGGCGGTCGCCGCCTTCGAAGCGGGGGCGTCGATCCTCACGCATGCGTTCAACGCGATGCCGGGCATCCACCACCGCGCGCCCGGTCCGGTTCTCGCCGCAGCGGCGGATCATCGCGTGACCCTCGAGGCGATCGCCGACAACGTGCACCTCGATCCCCACGTGATCAAGCTGATCTTCGACTCCGCGCCGGGACGCGTGGCACTCATCACCGACGCGATGGCCGCAGCGGGCAGCGCCGACGGGCACTACGACCTCGGCGCCGTGAGCGTCACGGTCGAGGACGGCGTGGCCCGCGCCGACGACACCGGCTCGATCGCCGGGTCGACCCTGACGCAGGACGTGGCGCTGCGCCGGGCAGTCGATGCAGGCGCGACACTGACCGAGGCCGTGCGGGCCCTCACCGAGACGCCGGCGCGGGCAATCGGCCGCGATTCTGCGCTCGGCAGCCTGCGCGAAGGCATGACGGCGGATGCCGTGCTTCTGGATGCAGAACTGCACGTCGCGCGCGTATGGGTGGGATCACGGCTGCTCGCAGGATGA